One stretch of Candidatus Brocadiaceae bacterium DNA includes these proteins:
- a CDS encoding TIGR01212 family radical SAM protein (This family includes YhcC from E. coli K-12, an uncharacterized radical SAM protein.) yields the protein MRSLSVVPRKLEPQRFFPFSEYLKEQFPFKVHKIALHAGFTCPNRDGRAGIGGCTYCINESFSPNVDKPKRSIKEQIKQGKTFQKKRYGAEKFIAYFQSFTNTYAHIETLKSYYEEALSDQDVVGLSIGTRPDCITDDILGLINNYTKEYHVWIEYGIQSIHDKTLKRINRGHDYKVFLDAVNRTKKTSIRICAHIILGLPGETRQDMMETADAVAGLGIQGIKLHHLYVAKNTALAEEYFQGHIQTVDMNTYVQLAADFLERTPSDITVQRLVGDTHGNFLVSPIWKAGKSEIILEITRELERRDSYQGALCETLTPDSDCVSCQQTRTAYHKNGKRV from the coding sequence ATGAGGAGTCTATCGGTAGTACCGCGTAAGCTGGAGCCCCAGCGTTTTTTTCCCTTCAGTGAATATTTGAAAGAACAGTTCCCTTTCAAAGTACACAAGATAGCCCTGCACGCCGGTTTTACCTGTCCGAATCGTGATGGACGTGCCGGGATAGGAGGTTGCACTTATTGTATTAATGAAAGTTTCAGTCCGAACGTCGATAAGCCGAAACGTTCCATTAAGGAACAAATTAAACAAGGCAAAACGTTTCAAAAAAAGAGGTATGGGGCAGAAAAATTTATTGCGTATTTCCAGTCTTTCACCAACACGTATGCACACATCGAAACACTGAAATCATATTATGAAGAGGCGCTGTCTGATCAGGATGTGGTGGGACTCTCTATCGGGACACGGCCCGATTGTATTACCGATGACATTTTAGGCCTGATTAACAACTATACAAAGGAGTATCATGTCTGGATCGAGTACGGGATTCAGTCTATACATGATAAAACCCTTAAACGTATTAACAGGGGCCATGATTATAAAGTATTTTTAGACGCGGTAAATCGTACGAAAAAAACGAGCATCCGTATCTGTGCGCATATTATTCTAGGGTTGCCTGGTGAGACGCGGCAGGATATGATGGAAACCGCTGATGCCGTGGCAGGGCTGGGAATACAGGGAATCAAACTTCACCATTTATATGTGGCGAAGAATACCGCTTTGGCGGAAGAATATTTTCAGGGACACATCCAAACAGTGGATATGAATACCTATGTCCAGCTTGCGGCGGATTTTTTGGAACGCACCCCGTCGGATATTACCGTACAAAGACTCGTCGGTGATACGCACGGCAACTTCCTTGTATCCCCCATATGGAAGGCAGGTAAAAGCGAAATAATTTTGGAAATAACTCGCGAGCTGGAACGGAGGGATTCTTATCAAGGTGCTCTCTGTGAAACATTGACGCCGGATAGTGATTGTGTAAGTTGTCAGCAAACTCGCACTGCGTACCATAAAAACGGAAAGCGGGTGTAA
- a CDS encoding carbohydrate porin codes for MRSIFVLPCLWVMLFSCTIVFAEAAASFRDASTHDQRIARLEESMKMLENKLEETARVSEYRFEEMMKVLMDKRVSNQKLPSQDQNVAGLSESVLDRRVNGLEASMNDLEEMQGTAPRESQEFVAAGGALENKIYRLEESVKDLQSRASIMDMTEEIRKVQEYVCKNGHVYSIQSEDGRCPACGLKQKSRDRFKKFKFARRESISERIGAAVDEAFEKQVIIGASGTGVIQQLLSSDKEEKGFASGSFDLLFIAKPLLYTTFFIDLEAIGGDGPDELFDSFSGLNDDSGSFQDDDGLDRISVREVWLQSLLLDQRLKLVGGKIDLTNYFDSNAIANDETSQFITSAFVNNPTMEVPENGPGLVAFFDTERGWNFGLGLQSADNSGSDITDDMYAIGEIGYRSHKFFGLVGNYRLWGRINGGRDDNAGFGASMDQNLSTRLTAFARYGANEADSGDAEVASAWSLGARYRSPFFSRVNDEIALAFGMLDSVGGDEESATELYYKFQLNDHFAITPNVQALFDPRGIGSEDTVMLAGIRTQIEF; via the coding sequence ATGAGAAGTATTTTTGTTTTGCCCTGTCTATGGGTAATGTTATTTTCCTGTACTATCGTCTTTGCTGAAGCTGCCGCATCATTCCGGGATGCATCTACCCATGACCAGAGGATTGCCCGACTGGAAGAGTCCATGAAAATGCTGGAAAACAAGCTTGAGGAAACGGCGCGGGTCTCTGAATACAGGTTTGAGGAAATGATGAAGGTCTTGATGGATAAACGAGTGTCCAACCAGAAACTGCCTTCACAAGATCAAAACGTGGCTGGTTTATCAGAAAGTGTGCTTGACCGGAGAGTGAATGGATTGGAAGCATCGATGAATGATCTAGAGGAAATGCAAGGCACGGCTCCCCGTGAGAGCCAGGAGTTTGTCGCCGCCGGGGGAGCGCTGGAAAATAAGATTTACCGTTTGGAAGAATCCGTAAAAGATCTTCAGAGCAGAGCTTCCATTATGGATATGACTGAGGAAATAAGGAAGGTGCAGGAATATGTATGCAAAAATGGGCATGTTTATTCCATACAATCAGAAGACGGGAGATGTCCAGCGTGCGGCTTAAAACAAAAATCCAGGGACAGGTTTAAAAAGTTTAAATTTGCCCGACGAGAGAGTATTTCTGAAAGAATCGGAGCCGCAGTTGATGAAGCATTTGAGAAACAGGTAATTATCGGCGCCAGTGGCACTGGCGTGATACAACAACTCCTGAGTAGTGACAAAGAAGAAAAGGGCTTTGCCTCAGGATCATTTGATCTGCTCTTTATAGCGAAGCCTCTCCTTTACACCACATTTTTTATAGATCTGGAGGCAATAGGGGGCGACGGCCCTGATGAACTGTTTGATAGTTTTTCCGGTCTCAATGATGATTCGGGTTCTTTTCAGGACGACGATGGGCTTGACAGAATATCCGTTCGCGAGGTGTGGCTACAGTCATTGCTTTTAGACCAACGATTAAAGCTTGTTGGCGGAAAGATCGACCTGACAAACTACTTCGATAGCAATGCCATTGCAAACGACGAGACGTCTCAATTTATCACCAGCGCATTTGTCAATAATCCGACGATGGAAGTCCCTGAGAATGGTCCCGGACTTGTGGCTTTTTTTGACACGGAGAGAGGATGGAATTTCGGACTTGGTCTTCAAAGCGCAGACAATTCCGGTTCAGACATAACAGATGATATGTATGCCATTGGGGAAATCGGCTACCGATCTCACAAATTTTTTGGCCTGGTGGGAAATTATCGCCTCTGGGGAAGGATTAATGGCGGCAGGGATGACAATGCGGGCTTTGGCGCCAGCATGGACCAGAATCTCTCAACGAGACTTACGGCATTTGCCCGGTATGGAGCAAATGAGGCAGATTCGGGCGATGCGGAAGTCGCCAGCGCTTGGAGCCTGGGGGCAAGATATAGATCTCCATTCTTTTCAAGGGTTAATGATGAGATTGCGCTTGCGTTCGGCATGCTTGATAGTGTTGGTGGCGATGAAGAAAGCGCGACCGAACTCTACTATAAATTTCAATTGAATGATCATTTTGCCATCACGCCAAATGTGCAAGCGCTGTTCGATCCCAGAGGCATAGGTTCTGAAGACACGGTCATGCTGGCAGGAATAAGAACACAGATAGAATTTTAA